One window from the genome of Desulfopila inferna encodes:
- a CDS encoding 4Fe-4S binding protein, whose translation MNRDMLVIGGGIAGIQSSLDLAEMGFKVYLVERLPSIGGKMAQLDKTFPTNDCAIUILSPKMLDVGRHPNIELMAYSEVEKVEGSAGCFKVQVRKKARYVDQAKCTGCGACAESCPTLVTDLYNEGHSKRKAIYSWFAQGIPSTHAIDTEHCRVFQGKKCGICQKKCEANAVDFEQKDEVVELEIGSIIAASGYTVFNPGKIHEYRYNELPNVVTAMEFERFLSASGPTHGHIDRPSDVAVLHEIETLEKQENKAAKGLARLEEKYGEKSAEFYKRYSSGEAEADDSQKQWAAKYEEYLPLRSRLEELKQKAESFTTARKLAFIQCVGSRDLRFYPFCSGFCCMHSIKEAIIAHEHDNETTSVIFGMDIRAVGKGFDEYKVRGNNNSNITYRRSRVAEIQNGPDDRPVLVYEDTQKQVVQREEFDLVVLATACAPADGVKDLAEILGIEINRFGFFKTSPENPLDTTKEGIFVCGCAHSPMDIPESVAQASSAASRAVQTVTVSPQELLKVS comes from the coding sequence GTGAATAGGGACATGCTTGTTATTGGTGGTGGTATTGCAGGGATTCAGTCATCTCTGGATCTTGCGGAGATGGGATTCAAGGTCTATCTGGTGGAACGGCTGCCCAGCATAGGCGGGAAGATGGCCCAGCTCGACAAGACCTTTCCCACCAATGATTGTGCCATCTGAATACTCTCGCCGAAAATGCTGGATGTCGGTCGACATCCCAATATTGAATTGATGGCATACAGCGAAGTTGAGAAGGTTGAGGGAAGTGCCGGTTGCTTCAAGGTACAGGTGCGTAAAAAGGCCCGTTATGTCGATCAGGCCAAATGCACCGGTTGCGGAGCCTGTGCGGAATCCTGCCCGACGCTGGTGACGGACCTGTACAACGAGGGTCACAGCAAGCGAAAGGCCATTTACAGCTGGTTTGCCCAGGGTATTCCTTCCACCCACGCTATCGATACAGAACATTGCCGGGTTTTTCAGGGCAAGAAGTGTGGTATCTGCCAGAAAAAATGCGAGGCAAATGCGGTTGATTTTGAACAGAAAGATGAAGTTGTCGAGCTGGAAATCGGTTCAATTATAGCTGCCAGCGGCTACACTGTCTTCAATCCCGGAAAGATTCACGAGTACAGATACAACGAATTGCCCAATGTGGTTACGGCCATGGAGTTTGAACGTTTTCTTAGTGCCAGCGGCCCCACCCATGGGCACATAGACCGTCCTTCCGATGTCGCCGTTCTGCATGAGATCGAGACGCTGGAAAAGCAGGAAAACAAAGCAGCCAAGGGACTTGCCCGGCTCGAAGAGAAATATGGGGAGAAAAGCGCAGAGTTCTACAAGAGATATTCCTCCGGAGAAGCTGAGGCGGATGATAGCCAAAAACAGTGGGCCGCAAAGTACGAGGAATATCTGCCACTGCGCTCAAGGCTTGAAGAGTTGAAGCAAAAGGCGGAAAGTTTTACCACCGCCAGGAAACTTGCCTTTATCCAGTGTGTCGGTTCCAGAGATCTTCGCTTTTATCCCTTCTGCTCCGGTTTTTGCTGCATGCACTCAATAAAAGAGGCCATCATTGCCCATGAGCACGACAATGAGACCACCTCGGTGATCTTCGGCATGGACATCCGTGCCGTCGGCAAAGGCTTTGATGAATACAAGGTCAGGGGTAATAATAATTCGAATATTACCTACAGACGCAGCAGAGTTGCCGAAATTCAGAACGGACCGGACGACAGGCCGGTGCTGGTGTATGAGGATACTCAGAAGCAGGTGGTGCAGCGCGAGGAATTTGATCTGGTCGTTCTGGCGACGGCCTGCGCTCCTGCAGACGGTGTCAAGGATTTAGCAGAAATCCTGGGAATTGAAATTAACAGGTTCGGCTTTTTTAAAACCAGCCCGGAAAACCCGCTTGATACGACGAAAGAGGGTATTTTCGTGTGCGGTTGCGCCCACAGCCCAATGGACATCCCAGAATCGGTTGCCCAGGCAAGCAGTGCGGCTTCGCGGGCAGTGCAGACAGTCACCGTCTCTCCCCAAGAATTACTCAAGGTATCTTAA
- a CDS encoding hydrogenase iron-sulfur subunit, whose protein sequence is MSGEFKPKIVAFACNWCAYSAADLAGVSRFQYPPNLRIIRVMCSGRINPNFILKGFENGADGVLVAGUHIGDCHYLDGNVKCEKVFQTTKELVQILGIEPGRVRLEWISSAEGTKFAEVAAEFTEEIQSLGPLKIKEAA, encoded by the coding sequence ATGTCCGGGGAATTCAAGCCAAAAATAGTAGCGTTTGCCTGCAACTGGTGTGCGTATTCGGCGGCGGATCTGGCCGGTGTCAGCAGATTTCAGTATCCTCCGAATCTGCGCATCATCCGGGTCATGTGCTCTGGCCGCATCAATCCTAATTTTATTTTAAAAGGGTTTGAAAACGGGGCGGACGGTGTCCTTGTCGCCGGCTGACACATTGGCGACTGTCATTACCTGGATGGTAATGTAAAGTGTGAAAAAGTTTTTCAGACCACAAAAGAACTGGTGCAGATCCTGGGTATTGAACCGGGCAGAGTGCGGCTTGAATGGATATCTTCTGCTGAAGGAACCAAATTTGCCGAGGTTGCTGCAGAGTTTACAGAAGAAATACAATCTTTAGGGCCTCTGAAAATCAAAGAAGCCGCTTGA